The following are encoded together in the Flavobacterium sp. TR2 genome:
- a CDS encoding TonB-dependent receptor, with protein MKHIISACFFLFSLSMSAQSVTVTVDQNVTLKEFFKQIESQTDFKFAFTDQIDTSKKYFTQKNTYKNVEISKLITELNQTSTVQFSIVGNNIFVKQKVQNQKPAKKKSKLTGHVYDDERQPVIGANIFIKELETGVVTDANGKYSIDLPNGTYTVQVSYVGFKNEEKRVSISDDTKTNFNIDSDSQQLGEVIVMNSKAVDIKTTQMSVNKLTMQEIKRIPVAMGEPDPLKSILTLPGVTNAGEASSGFNVRGGAADQNLILLDGAPVYADSHMFGFFSIFNADIVNGLDLYKGGIPSKFGGRVSSVLDVTQQTGDFEEYKVNGGIGLISSRLLVQGPLQKEKGSFIVSGRASYAHLFLKLSDNKNSAMFYDLNTKFNYRFNAKNSLSFSGYFGNDIFDISDRFASTYGSTMGILSWKHKFSDRLNSNLSTFYSDYRFNLEIPIESFKWDSNIQSYGLKYNWNFQQSEKFKINYGIDGLYYNFNPGVVQPTAPDSQFNYMQLDKKYALEASAFVDFENQITEKLNFRYGLRYSTFYRLGDETINTYENGQAVVYNPLYKIYEEGTPNGSISYGKGKTISKFNNFEPRAALSYAFNDETSIKASYNRMAQYIHILSNTQSPLPMSIWTPSGPFTKPQLLDQYAMGYFRNFRDGDYSLETELFYKNVQNRIDYIDGADILANNNIEQVILNGKARSYGMELLFRKNTGVFTGWISYTLSRAEQKTPGRTPEEPGIANGDWYLSGYDKLHNLSIVGSYELNPKWSFNGNFTLQSGQPVTYANGYYEMGGIHVPNYSLRNENRLPLFHHLDVAATYTPKPDKKKGWQSYWVFSLYNIYNRKNAASMSFTTNEDTGANETRRLSIFGIVPGVSYNFKF; from the coding sequence ATGAAGCATATAATTTCAGCGTGCTTTTTTTTATTCAGTTTAAGTATGTCTGCCCAGAGCGTCACGGTAACTGTAGATCAAAATGTAACTTTAAAAGAATTCTTCAAACAGATTGAAAGTCAAACCGATTTTAAATTTGCTTTTACAGACCAGATCGACACCAGTAAAAAGTATTTTACACAGAAAAATACCTACAAAAATGTCGAAATCAGCAAGCTTATTACAGAATTAAATCAAACTTCGACTGTACAGTTTTCGATCGTCGGCAACAATATTTTTGTAAAGCAGAAAGTTCAAAACCAGAAGCCAGCCAAAAAAAAAAGCAAGCTGACCGGCCACGTTTATGATGATGAAAGGCAGCCTGTAATTGGTGCCAATATTTTTATTAAAGAACTGGAAACGGGAGTTGTAACAGACGCTAACGGAAAATACAGCATTGATCTGCCAAACGGAACTTATACCGTACAGGTGAGCTATGTTGGTTTTAAAAATGAAGAAAAACGGGTTTCGATTTCAGACGACACTAAAACCAACTTCAACATAGATTCTGACAGTCAGCAATTGGGAGAAGTTATTGTAATGAACAGTAAAGCGGTTGACATTAAAACCACTCAAATGAGTGTTAACAAGCTTACAATGCAGGAAATCAAAAGAATTCCTGTTGCCATGGGAGAGCCAGATCCGTTAAAATCAATTTTAACTTTGCCGGGAGTTACCAATGCAGGAGAAGCTTCTTCAGGTTTTAATGTACGCGGAGGTGCTGCCGACCAGAATTTGATTCTTTTGGATGGCGCTCCTGTGTACGCAGACTCTCATATGTTTGGATTCTTTTCTATTTTTAATGCTGATATCGTAAACGGTTTAGATTTATACAAAGGAGGAATTCCGTCAAAATTTGGAGGACGTGTTTCTTCTGTTTTGGATGTTACGCAGCAAACGGGAGATTTTGAAGAATATAAAGTAAACGGAGGAATCGGTCTAATTTCGAGTCGTTTGCTTGTTCAAGGGCCTTTACAAAAAGAAAAAGGTTCGTTTATCGTTTCTGGACGTGCATCTTACGCACATTTATTTCTAAAACTAAGTGACAATAAAAACTCTGCCATGTTTTACGATTTGAATACAAAATTCAATTATCGTTTTAATGCTAAAAACTCGCTGTCTTTTTCTGGTTACTTCGGAAATGATATATTCGACATCAGCGATCGTTTTGCAAGCACTTACGGAAGCACCATGGGGATTTTAAGCTGGAAGCATAAATTTTCTGATCGTTTAAACAGCAATTTATCTACTTTCTACAGCGATTACAGATTCAATCTAGAAATACCTATTGAAAGTTTCAAATGGGACAGCAACATTCAGAGCTACGGCTTGAAATACAATTGGAATTTTCAGCAGTCAGAAAAGTTCAAAATCAATTATGGCATCGATGGTTTGTATTACAACTTCAATCCAGGTGTTGTACAGCCGACTGCTCCAGATTCTCAGTTCAATTATATGCAGCTGGATAAAAAATATGCTTTAGAGGCTTCTGCTTTTGTTGATTTTGAAAATCAGATTACCGAAAAACTGAATTTCCGTTACGGACTTCGCTACAGCACCTTTTATCGTTTGGGAGACGAAACGATCAATACTTATGAAAATGGCCAGGCCGTAGTATATAATCCGCTGTATAAAATTTATGAAGAAGGAACGCCAAACGGAAGCATTTCGTACGGAAAAGGCAAGACCATCAGCAAGTTTAATAATTTTGAGCCTCGAGCGGCTTTGTCTTATGCGTTTAACGACGAAACTTCTATAAAAGCGAGTTACAACCGAATGGCGCAGTACATTCATATTTTATCAAACACCCAGTCTCCACTGCCAATGAGCATTTGGACTCCAAGCGGACCATTTACCAAACCTCAGCTTTTGGATCAGTATGCTATGGGTTATTTCAGAAATTTCAGAGACGGAGATTACTCTTTAGAAACCGAATTATTTTATAAAAATGTTCAAAATCGTATTGATTATATTGACGGCGCTGATATCTTGGCTAACAACAATATTGAGCAGGTAATTTTAAACGGAAAAGCCAGATCTTACGGAATGGAATTGCTTTTCAGAAAAAACACGGGCGTTTTCACCGGATGGATTTCGTACACTTTATCTCGCGCTGAGCAAAAAACTCCCGGAAGAACTCCTGAAGAACCAGGAATTGCAAACGGCGATTGGTATTTGTCTGGATATGACAAATTGCACAATCTGAGCATTGTGGGAAGTTATGAACTGAATCCGAAATGGTCTTTTAATGGGAATTTCACTTTGCAGTCTGGCCAGCCGGTAACGTATGCGAATGGCTATTATGAAATGGGAGGAATTCATGTTCCAAACTATTCTTTGCGAAATGAAAACAGATTGCCACTTTTCCATCACTTAGATGTTGCGGCTACGTACACGCCAAAACCAGACAAAAAGAAAGGCTGGCAGAGCTATTGGGTATTTAGCCTTTACAATATTTACAACAGAAAAAATGCCGCTTCTATGAGTTTTACGACCAATGAAGATACAGGCGCAAATGAAACCAGAAGACTTTCTATTTTCGGAATTGTTCCTGGGGTTTCTTATAATTTTAAATTTTAA
- a CDS encoding DUF4249 domain-containing protein: MNKLKKYTIMNRALALISLLFVFSFASCEDVVNLDLKTGETKLVIDAEILWKKGTDGKEQTIKISKTAPYYNGSTPKVSGAQVRVENSNGDVFTFNETEAGVYKCTNFVPVLNADYKLLVTAEGQSFTAVEKLTSATPINKIEQKIVPDFGGKDVIEVTFYYNDPADEVNFYVTDYQGPFLIYPEYEITNDEFYNGNEISTRYSHEDMKAGSTLKITHRGVSKNFFNYWKLILEASSANPFLVPPGNIRGNIVNTTDANNFAFGYFRLCEADQIEYLVK; the protein is encoded by the coding sequence ATGAATAAATTGAAAAAATATACGATAATGAATAGAGCGCTGGCATTAATAAGTCTTCTTTTTGTTTTTTCTTTTGCTTCGTGCGAGGATGTGGTCAATCTGGATCTTAAAACTGGGGAAACCAAATTGGTTATCGATGCCGAAATTCTTTGGAAAAAAGGAACTGACGGAAAAGAACAAACTATAAAAATAAGTAAAACGGCTCCATATTACAACGGTTCTACACCAAAGGTCTCGGGCGCTCAAGTGAGAGTAGAAAACAGCAACGGCGATGTTTTTACGTTTAACGAAACTGAAGCAGGAGTGTACAAATGCACCAATTTTGTTCCTGTACTTAACGCAGATTACAAGTTACTTGTTACTGCCGAAGGACAAAGTTTTACTGCTGTCGAAAAACTTACTTCTGCTACTCCAATCAATAAAATCGAACAGAAAATTGTTCCTGATTTTGGAGGAAAAGATGTTATCGAAGTGACTTTTTATTACAACGATCCAGCAGATGAGGTTAATTTTTATGTAACCGATTATCAAGGTCCATTCTTGATTTATCCTGAATACGAAATTACAAATGATGAGTTTTATAATGGAAACGAAATCAGCACGAGATATTCTCATGAAGATATGAAAGCGGGCAGCACATTAAAAATTACGCACAGAGGCGTTTCTAAAAACTTCTTCAATTACTGGAAATTAATTCTAGAAGCTTCAAGTGCCAATCCATTTCTTGTTCCGCCGGGAAATATTAGAGGAAACATTGTAAATACTACTGATGCCAATAATTTTGCTTTTGGCTATTTCAGACTTTGCGAAGCCGATCAGATTGAGTATTTGGTGAAATAA
- a CDS encoding Atu1372/SO_1960 family protein, producing MRKLQLFLIAIFALTSIVITAQNKTANVLVLIHSDNGGTYELAKEIAKGIESEPNVRAVIKQVKASANAKLKDVPVATVDELKTYDGIAFGSPVYFGNISTPMSEFLSKTVDLWTNHALEGMPATVFMSAGSGAGKELALQSFWNSLAVHGMVLISNGIRGTEKIDKKIPQGNSVLGTTSMASLKDVPRPTKDERYLAELQGKNFAKVALALKGTFSKKEIAEKPQTPINDVLKEKNIILPQVPKPAGNYQPYVRAGNLIFINQVALKDGKILNPGKLGVNLDDQQVKEATQATMLNVISVLNEALDGDLNRVKRCVQLTGIFNTKDDYTKHADLMNVASNLTVEIFGEKGKHARATFGASSIPVNSSVEIQAVFEVE from the coding sequence ATGAGAAAACTGCAGCTTTTTTTAATAGCGATTTTTGCACTGACTAGTATTGTAATTACGGCGCAAAATAAAACGGCAAATGTATTAGTGCTCATTCATTCTGATAATGGAGGAACGTATGAACTGGCGAAAGAAATAGCAAAAGGAATAGAAAGCGAACCGAATGTTCGTGCAGTAATTAAGCAAGTAAAAGCTTCTGCAAATGCAAAACTTAAAGATGTGCCAGTTGCTACAGTTGATGAGCTAAAAACGTATGATGGAATTGCATTTGGCTCTCCCGTTTATTTCGGAAATATTAGTACACCAATGAGTGAATTTCTTTCAAAAACAGTTGATTTATGGACGAATCATGCATTAGAAGGAATGCCTGCAACCGTATTCATGTCGGCAGGAAGCGGGGCTGGAAAAGAATTGGCTTTACAGTCTTTTTGGAATAGCCTTGCCGTGCACGGAATGGTTTTGATTTCAAACGGAATTAGAGGGACAGAAAAAATAGATAAAAAGATTCCGCAAGGAAATTCGGTTTTAGGAACTACGAGCATGGCTTCTTTAAAAGATGTGCCAAGACCAACTAAAGATGAACGCTACTTGGCAGAATTGCAGGGTAAAAACTTTGCAAAAGTTGCATTGGCGCTAAAAGGAACTTTTTCGAAAAAAGAAATCGCAGAAAAGCCGCAAACGCCAATTAATGATGTCTTAAAAGAAAAGAATATCATATTGCCGCAGGTGCCAAAACCAGCAGGAAATTATCAGCCTTATGTACGTGCAGGAAATTTGATATTTATTAATCAGGTCGCTTTAAAAGACGGAAAGATTTTAAATCCCGGAAAATTAGGCGTAAATCTGGATGACCAGCAAGTGAAAGAAGCAACGCAAGCAACAATGCTTAATGTGATTTCGGTATTGAATGAAGCTCTTGATGGAGATTTGAACCGCGTGAAACGATGCGTACAGCTTACGGGAATTTTCAATACCAAAGATGATTACACTAAACACGCAGATTTAATGAATGTAGCTTCCAATTTGACGGTTGAAATATTTGGAGAAAAAGGAAAACACGCCAGAGCCACTTTCGGTGCTTCGTCTATACCCGTGAATTCTTCGGTTGAAATACAAGCCGTTTTTGAAGTGGAATAA
- a CDS encoding AraC family transcriptional regulator translates to MQNASLKCGLSEKSEGHYVDDITTNAYVWYDTNWKHDDYKHKHHRSQLTFVEEGYQYFHMDEKVYLVPQNHVIWIPSAKEHRITSESKTVNLMIMLFKSIPEKDFFQNVHVFSAPSVLKEMILYASKWDKELIDNEEKTSFLNALLISLPSFCKENNSLQIPVPADNRLIPVCNEINRNYQYAFDIDELAKLAQMSVRSLQRIFKQHTNITIQKYLQLIRILKSIELLDTNQYTLTQIAFMVGYKSLSAFSTSYFSVIKEKPRTRK, encoded by the coding sequence ATGCAAAACGCCAGTTTAAAATGCGGATTATCTGAAAAAAGCGAAGGCCATTATGTCGACGACATAACGACCAATGCTTATGTGTGGTATGATACAAATTGGAAACATGATGATTATAAACACAAACATCATCGTTCTCAGCTAACTTTTGTCGAAGAGGGTTATCAATATTTTCACATGGACGAAAAAGTATATCTCGTTCCTCAAAATCATGTTATCTGGATACCTTCAGCCAAAGAACACCGCATTACTTCAGAATCTAAAACAGTAAATCTGATGATTATGCTTTTTAAGTCGATTCCTGAAAAAGATTTTTTTCAAAATGTACACGTATTTTCAGCACCTTCTGTTTTGAAAGAAATGATTTTGTATGCCTCTAAATGGGACAAAGAATTAATTGACAATGAAGAAAAAACCAGCTTTTTAAATGCGCTTTTAATCAGTCTGCCTTCGTTTTGCAAAGAAAACAATTCCCTTCAAATTCCAGTTCCCGCAGATAATCGTTTGATTCCGGTTTGCAACGAAATCAACAGAAATTATCAATATGCTTTTGATATCGACGAACTGGCTAAACTCGCACAAATGTCGGTTCGGAGTTTACAGCGCATTTTTAAGCAGCATACCAATATTACCATTCAGAAATATTTGCAGTTGATTCGTATTCTAAAAAGCATTGAACTTCTTGACACCAATCAATATACCTTGACCCAAATTGCTTTTATGGTTGGCTACAAAAGTCTTTCGGCTTTTAGCACTTCTTATTTTTCAGTTATTAAAGAGAAACCTAGAACTCGAAAATGA
- a CDS encoding GNAT family N-acetyltransferase — protein MNFNLQPILENDFCILSPLEEKDFEALYKAASDPKIWEQHPNKDRWKKEVFQNFFEGAMKSEGAFKIIDKETGEVIGSTRFYDFNPEDDSIFIGYTFYAVSHWGKGVNQSVKKTMLDYLFQYVSKVKFHIGSENIRSQIAISRIGAKKIAEEEVAYFGEKPKLNFVYQINKEDW, from the coding sequence ATGAATTTTAATTTACAGCCCATTTTAGAAAATGACTTTTGCATTTTATCTCCTTTAGAAGAAAAAGATTTTGAAGCTTTGTACAAAGCAGCTTCCGATCCTAAAATTTGGGAACAGCACCCAAATAAAGACCGATGGAAAAAAGAAGTCTTTCAGAATTTTTTTGAAGGAGCCATGAAAAGTGAAGGGGCTTTTAAAATTATTGATAAAGAAACTGGAGAAGTTATAGGAAGCACAAGATTTTACGATTTCAACCCAGAAGACGACAGCATTTTTATCGGTTATACTTTTTACGCGGTTTCACACTGGGGAAAAGGCGTGAATCAAAGTGTAAAAAAGACCATGCTGGATTATCTTTTTCAATATGTTTCAAAAGTGAAATTCCATATTGGTTCAGAGAATATCCGATCGCAAATTGCAATTTCGAGAATAGGTGCCAAGAAAATAGCCGAAGAAGAAGTGGCTTATTTTGGAGAAAAGCCAAAATTGAATTTTGTATATCAAATAAACAAAGAAGATTGGTAA
- a CDS encoding MgtC/SapB family protein, which produces MELEIVIRLLLAAFWGALIGAEREYRGKAAGLRTTIMISVGACFFTFMSQWIGGAGNPDRIASNIVTGLGFLCAGVIFRSDNNVSGITTAATIWSVAAVSMGVGAGYYFASACAAVMILSILTLLTFLQDKIDFINEHKTLRITFKRSDSGHVRCKELFSTYNVKSKLITQHRNLDHIVLEWQIHGSKKSIDSLYAALLQDPVFEELVL; this is translated from the coding sequence ATGGAATTAGAAATTGTCATAAGATTGCTATTAGCAGCATTTTGGGGAGCTTTAATTGGAGCCGAAAGAGAATACCGGGGAAAAGCGGCCGGCCTTCGAACGACCATAATGATTTCGGTTGGCGCTTGTTTCTTTACATTTATGTCCCAGTGGATTGGTGGAGCTGGAAATCCAGATAGAATAGCCTCTAACATTGTGACCGGCTTAGGGTTTCTTTGCGCTGGAGTAATTTTTAGATCAGATAATAATGTCAGTGGCATTACGACGGCGGCTACGATATGGTCGGTTGCTGCAGTAAGCATGGGAGTAGGAGCAGGATATTATTTTGCATCGGCTTGTGCGGCTGTTATGATTCTTTCAATTCTTACGCTGCTTACATTTCTTCAAGATAAAATAGACTTCATCAATGAACATAAAACGCTCCGGATAACCTTTAAGCGCTCAGATAGCGGTCATGTAAGGTGCAAAGAGCTTTTTTCAACTTACAACGTAAAATCAAAACTGATCACACAGCACCGCAATTTGGATCATATAGTTTTAGAATGGCAGATACACGGTTCTAAAAAGTCTATAGATTCTCTGTACGCAGCGCTTTTGCAGGATCCTGTTTTTGAGGAATTGGTATTATAA
- a CDS encoding glycoside hydrolase family 2 protein, giving the protein MKRIIMLCCMFLLIGKTIAQEIPLVSNISSRNNVTLNGKWSYIVDPLENGYFNYRLEPFKDNGFFENKKWNTTELSEYNFATSAVMDIPSDWNSKDQRLFFYEGTVWFQKDFNYKKDAKTKGILHFGAVNYDAKVYVNGKLAGTHIGGYTPFNFDVTNLLVDGNNFVVVKVDNKRHKDNVPTVNMDWWNYGGITRDVTLAQVPNTYIEDYLVQLDKKEKGKISGWIKLNSETGNQSVSVSIPELKIKKSVTTDAKGMAYFEFKANPVLWTPEKPKLYEVTISKADENIADQIGFRTIETKGKEILLNGKKVFLRGISIHEEAPFRSGRAWSQEDAITLLTWAKELGCNYVRLAHYPHNENMVKEAEKMGLMVWSEVPVYWTISWTNPDTYANAERQLHDMIYRDKNRCGIVIWSIANETPHGDDRDVFLSRLAKYARTQDNSRLISMAMEVTSSSNNINTLHDNMNEYVDIVSFNQYLGWYRGTNESCKDMQWVIPYNKPVIISEFGGEALQGLHGDKKERWNEEYQEELYIQNTQMFNRIEGLAGVSPWILVDFRSPRRQLPNIQDFFNRKGLISSNGIKKKAFFVMKDWYKQKEEEYK; this is encoded by the coding sequence ATGAAAAGAATAATAATGCTGTGCTGTATGTTTCTGCTGATTGGAAAAACAATAGCACAGGAAATTCCGTTGGTGTCTAATATTTCATCTCGAAACAATGTTACTTTAAACGGAAAATGGAGCTACATCGTAGATCCGCTGGAAAATGGATATTTTAATTACCGTTTAGAGCCTTTCAAAGACAACGGATTTTTCGAAAATAAAAAATGGAACACCACAGAATTGAGCGAATACAATTTTGCAACCTCAGCAGTAATGGATATTCCGTCTGATTGGAATTCGAAAGATCAAAGACTGTTTTTTTATGAAGGAACGGTTTGGTTTCAGAAAGACTTTAATTACAAGAAAGATGCAAAAACCAAAGGAATCCTTCACTTTGGAGCGGTCAATTACGATGCAAAAGTGTATGTAAACGGAAAATTGGCAGGAACACACATTGGAGGTTACACGCCTTTTAATTTTGATGTTACCAATTTATTAGTTGACGGAAATAATTTTGTGGTTGTAAAAGTCGATAACAAACGCCATAAAGACAATGTGCCAACAGTAAATATGGATTGGTGGAATTACGGCGGCATTACAAGAGATGTGACTCTGGCTCAAGTTCCGAATACGTATATCGAAGATTATCTGGTTCAATTGGATAAAAAAGAAAAAGGGAAAATTTCGGGCTGGATAAAATTGAATAGTGAAACTGGAAATCAGTCTGTCTCGGTTTCAATTCCAGAATTAAAAATCAAAAAGAGCGTTACGACCGATGCTAAAGGAATGGCCTATTTTGAGTTTAAAGCCAATCCCGTTTTATGGACGCCCGAAAAGCCAAAATTATACGAGGTAACCATTTCTAAAGCAGATGAAAATATTGCAGACCAAATTGGTTTTAGAACGATCGAAACCAAAGGCAAAGAAATTCTGCTAAACGGAAAAAAAGTTTTTTTAAGAGGTATCAGCATTCACGAAGAAGCGCCTTTTAGATCGGGAAGGGCATGGTCGCAAGAAGATGCAATTACGTTATTGACTTGGGCAAAAGAATTGGGTTGCAATTATGTTCGTCTGGCACATTACCCGCACAACGAAAACATGGTGAAAGAAGCCGAAAAAATGGGACTAATGGTGTGGTCTGAAGTTCCGGTTTATTGGACTATTTCGTGGACAAATCCAGATACGTACGCTAATGCCGAACGTCAGTTGCACGACATGATTTATCGAGACAAAAACCGTTGCGGAATCGTAATCTGGTCCATTGCCAATGAAACTCCTCATGGCGATGATCGAGATGTTTTCTTGAGCAGACTGGCAAAATACGCGCGTACGCAGGACAATTCTCGTCTGATTAGTATGGCGATGGAAGTTACTTCGAGCTCAAATAATATCAATACGCTTCATGATAATATGAATGAGTATGTCGATATTGTAAGTTTTAATCAATATTTGGGCTGGTACAGAGGAACAAACGAGTCATGCAAGGATATGCAATGGGTAATTCCGTACAACAAACCTGTTATTATCAGCGAGTTTGGGGGCGAAGCTTTGCAAGGCCTTCATGGTGATAAAAAAGAACGCTGGAACGAAGAATATCAGGAGGAATTGTACATTCAAAATACGCAAATGTTTAATCGCATTGAAGGCTTGGCTGGTGTTTCTCCTTGGATTTTGGTCGACTTCAGATCACCAAGAAGACAGCTGCCCAATATTCAGGATTTCTTCAACCGCAAAGGATTAATTTCTAGCAACGGAATTAAAAAGAAAGCTTTTTTTGTCATGAAAGACTGGTACAAACAAAAAGAAGAAGAATACAAGTAA
- a CDS encoding nucleosidase gives MIQINQTASFAIEDILFCFALESEAAEVFKGHNVLFTGIGKVNAAYELTKAILKKKPAVIVNLGSAGSSFFQKGDVICCTKFVQRDMDVRGLGFALYETPLSGLPPVLEYGLLMDNLQEGICGTGDNFEMEHKSDAYNVVDMEAYALATIAMKENIPFLSLKYISDGADDNAAEDWTVQVHKAAIAYGKILGLIKETEEAV, from the coding sequence ATGATACAAATTAACCAAACAGCATCTTTTGCGATTGAAGATATATTATTCTGTTTTGCTTTAGAATCTGAAGCGGCAGAAGTTTTTAAAGGCCATAATGTCTTATTCACCGGAATAGGAAAAGTAAATGCGGCTTACGAATTGACAAAAGCCATTCTAAAGAAAAAGCCTGCTGTTATCGTAAATCTGGGTTCGGCGGGAAGCAGCTTTTTTCAAAAAGGCGATGTAATCTGCTGCACCAAATTTGTTCAAAGAGATATGGACGTTCGCGGTTTGGGTTTTGCACTATACGAAACGCCACTTTCTGGTTTGCCGCCAGTTTTAGAATATGGATTATTAATGGACAATCTTCAAGAAGGCATCTGCGGAACAGGCGATAATTTCGAAATGGAACATAAATCTGATGCCTACAATGTGGTCGATATGGAAGCTTACGCGCTAGCCACGATCGCGATGAAAGAAAATATTCCGTTTTTGAGTTTAAAATATATTTCCGACGGAGCTGATGATAACGCCGCAGAAGACTGGACGGTTCAAGTTCACAAAGCAGCAATTGCCTACGGTAAAATTTTAGGATTGATAAAAGAGACAGAAGAAGCAGTTTAA